One stretch of Eggerthella lenta DSM 2243 DNA includes these proteins:
- a CDS encoding MATE family efflux transporter, whose product MITRGMLKEYLKYIVPTMITFTLGGVYSIIDGVFVGHAVGDAGLAGINVAFPLVAFIMAVGTGVGMGGGVISSIARGAGNEAKARRAMGTTLTMLALSAVPIMALLFTLATPICELLGGQGETLAQAAAYTGVIAWGVPFQILVTGCTPLIRNQGKVAYAMAVQVFAGLMNVALDYVFVILLGMGTAGAAAATVVSQVSAFLLVLGFFLKRENRIAVADLRPDRHIALHALRLGLAPFGLTLLPEATVVAINVNLSMYGGEQALAAYAVVSYTACVIQMLIQGVGDGSQPLISKHYGAGDADGVRRFRNTNYLITISLGVLGLAAMYLLRNQVPLLFGASDETAGLIAYALPVFSTAYVFYGFTHASTSYFYAVDDAKASSAIVYGEALLVVLIVFGAARLFGLDGIWLSVTAVQMVLSVAAAALLRYRHRARRPDRAAEPAASEAC is encoded by the coding sequence ATGATTACTAGAGGCATGCTCAAAGAGTATTTGAAATACATCGTCCCCACGATGATCACGTTCACGCTGGGCGGCGTGTACAGCATCATCGACGGCGTGTTCGTGGGACACGCGGTAGGAGACGCGGGCCTGGCCGGCATCAACGTAGCCTTCCCGCTGGTGGCGTTCATCATGGCCGTGGGCACGGGCGTCGGCATGGGCGGCGGCGTGATCTCGTCCATCGCGCGCGGCGCCGGAAACGAGGCGAAGGCGCGGCGCGCCATGGGCACCACGCTCACGATGCTCGCGCTGTCCGCCGTGCCCATCATGGCGCTGCTGTTCACGCTGGCGACGCCCATTTGCGAGCTTTTAGGAGGCCAGGGCGAGACGCTGGCGCAGGCGGCGGCGTACACGGGCGTCATCGCCTGGGGCGTCCCGTTCCAGATCCTCGTGACCGGCTGCACGCCGCTTATCCGCAACCAGGGGAAAGTGGCCTACGCGATGGCCGTGCAGGTGTTCGCCGGCTTGATGAACGTGGCGCTTGACTACGTGTTCGTCATCTTGCTGGGCATGGGCACCGCCGGTGCGGCGGCGGCCACCGTGGTCTCGCAGGTTTCGGCGTTTCTGCTGGTGCTGGGCTTTTTCCTGAAAAGGGAGAACCGCATCGCCGTGGCCGACTTGCGTCCCGACCGGCATATCGCGCTGCATGCGCTGCGGTTGGGGCTGGCGCCGTTCGGGCTGACCCTTTTGCCCGAGGCCACGGTGGTGGCCATCAACGTGAACCTGTCGATGTACGGCGGCGAGCAGGCGCTGGCGGCCTACGCAGTGGTGTCGTACACCGCCTGCGTCATCCAGATGCTCATCCAGGGCGTGGGCGACGGCTCGCAGCCGCTCATCTCCAAGCACTACGGCGCGGGCGACGCCGACGGCGTGCGCCGCTTCCGCAACACGAACTACCTGATCACCATCAGCCTGGGCGTGTTGGGGTTGGCGGCCATGTACCTGCTGCGGAATCAGGTGCCGCTGCTGTTCGGGGCGTCCGACGAGACGGCAGGGCTCATCGCGTACGCGCTGCCCGTCTTCTCCACCGCGTACGTGTTCTACGGGTTCACCCATGCGTCCACTTCGTATTTCTACGCGGTGGACGACGCGAAGGCGTCGAGCGCCATCGTGTACGGCGAGGCGCTGCTGGTCGTCCTCATCGTGTTCGGCGCGGCGCGCCTGTTCGGGCTCGACGGCATCTGGCTGTCGGTGACCGCCGTGCAGATGGTGCTGTCCGTGGCGGCCGCCGCTCTGCTGCGCTACCGTCATCGCGCGCGTCGGCCCGATCGCGCGGCAGAGCCCGCGGCAAGCGAGGCCTGCTAG
- a CDS encoding MerR family transcriptional regulator, with amino-acid sequence MTLPRLYDIKEAARYLGVASSTLRYWESEGLVQAGRGEANGYRQYSLHDLIEASEIAFYRKLGVPVKELRGYRALSARSLDEALARTEDGVEQRIAELEATKARLARQRALNAKAEELRRAGMQPGSPAIGSLSAIDYDAAAPWKLLVEEPWRYGVVVFADKPDEVYESAVDAGAQDGAVLWRRSSAHDETTCRECLLKVSPTADASNAAALFAEASRQGIEPQAVVGNYLLTASDETGRWDCHRAWVVGETPRDPADDR; translated from the coding sequence ATGACCTTGCCCCGCCTCTACGACATCAAAGAAGCAGCCCGCTACCTGGGCGTCGCCTCCTCCACGCTGCGCTATTGGGAAAGCGAGGGCCTCGTGCAGGCCGGACGGGGCGAAGCGAACGGCTACCGCCAGTATTCGCTGCACGATCTCATCGAGGCCAGCGAGATCGCGTTCTACCGCAAACTGGGCGTGCCGGTCAAGGAGCTGCGGGGGTACCGAGCGCTTTCGGCGCGCAGCCTGGACGAGGCCCTCGCGCGCACCGAGGACGGCGTCGAGCAGCGCATCGCCGAGCTGGAAGCCACGAAGGCGCGCCTCGCCCGCCAGCGCGCGCTCAACGCGAAAGCCGAGGAGCTGCGACGGGCGGGCATGCAGCCCGGCTCCCCGGCCATCGGCAGCCTGAGCGCCATCGACTACGATGCCGCGGCTCCCTGGAAGCTGCTCGTGGAGGAGCCCTGGCGCTACGGGGTGGTCGTCTTTGCGGACAAGCCTGACGAGGTTTACGAGTCGGCCGTGGACGCAGGCGCGCAGGACGGTGCCGTGCTTTGGCGCCGATCGAGCGCTCACGACGAGACGACCTGCCGGGAGTGCCTGCTCAAAGTGTCCCCCACTGCCGACGCCAGCAACGCCGCCGCGCTGTTCGCCGAAGCCTCCCGCCAAGGCATCGAGCCTCAGGCGGTGGTGGGAAACTACCTTCTGACGGCATCGGACGAAACAGGACGCTGGGACTGCCATCGCGCCTGGGTGGTGGGGGAAACGCCGCGCGATCCCGCAGACGACCGGTAA